In the genome of Carnobacterium viridans, one region contains:
- a CDS encoding cation-translocating P-type ATPase: protein MERKQQLKEAFFAQDEETILKKMETTQKGLTSSEAEKRIAEYGPNELNQGKSKSIFVKFLEQFKDFMIIVLLAAALISAVFGDVTDAIIILVVVVLNAVLGVYQEAKAEEAIDALKKMSSPEARVKRDGNVVSLKSDQLVPGDIILLEAGDVVAADVRLIEIASLKIEESALTGESEAVTKDIAVITDEKVGIGDRVNMAFMNSNVTYGRGEGIVVGTGMNTEVGKIADMLATSEETMTPLQENLNRLGKYLTIAILVVAVVMFVVGMYNGREWLDMLLTSISLAVAAIPEGLPAIVTIILALGTQKMAKRKALIRNLPAVETLGSTDIICTDKTGTLTMNKMTIEKVYVNGAIQLVGAEIDLQTPVVRVMTYSNDTQIANDGTLIGDPTETAMVQYAINKGMNVKEELAKEPRVAEVPFESDRKLMSTIHQLPDGKFFVGTKGAPDELLKRCTQIDNNGKIESLDEKTKKILLDTNHDLATQALRVLAMAYKIVDQVPTDITTQGVEQDLIFAGMIGMIDPERAEAKDAVKVAREAGIRPVMITGDHRDTAEAIARRLGILEADQKGGVLTGAELDQIDDKDFATKVKDYSVYARVSPEHKVRIVKAWQKAGKIVAMTGDGVNDAPALKTADIGIGMGITGTEVSKGASDMVLADDNFSTIVVSVEEGRKVFSNIQKAIQFLLSANLGEVLTLFIATLLGWNILAPVHILWINLVTDTFPAIALGLEPAEADAMKKPPRGRKATFFSNGVLPSLIYQGIFEGGITLFVYWWATHNPAHPNDLNLVHADALTMAFATLGLLQLFHAFNVKSIKKSLFTVGFFKNKTFNLAILLSAALLSVVILIPGLNDAFSVSQLNVEQWLLVFGAAVSIIPLVEIVKFFMRRFSKNKN from the coding sequence ATGGAAAGAAAGCAGCAGCTTAAAGAAGCTTTTTTTGCTCAAGATGAAGAAACTATTTTAAAAAAAATGGAAACGACCCAAAAAGGGCTCACATCGAGTGAAGCGGAAAAGCGCATCGCTGAATATGGGCCAAATGAATTGAATCAAGGAAAATCGAAGAGTATATTCGTCAAATTTCTTGAACAGTTTAAAGATTTTATGATTATTGTCTTACTAGCTGCAGCACTCATTTCAGCTGTTTTTGGAGATGTTACAGATGCTATTATTATTTTAGTAGTTGTTGTTTTAAATGCTGTACTTGGTGTTTATCAAGAAGCAAAAGCAGAAGAAGCTATTGATGCTTTAAAAAAAATGTCTTCTCCGGAAGCAAGAGTTAAACGAGATGGCAACGTTGTTTCTTTGAAAAGTGATCAACTAGTTCCAGGGGACATAATATTATTAGAAGCAGGAGATGTAGTAGCTGCTGATGTGCGATTGATCGAAATTGCTTCACTTAAAATAGAAGAGTCCGCACTAACGGGTGAATCTGAAGCAGTAACAAAAGATATTGCAGTGATCACAGATGAAAAAGTAGGCATTGGTGATCGAGTCAATATGGCTTTCATGAATAGTAATGTTACTTATGGACGTGGAGAAGGAATTGTTGTAGGAACCGGCATGAATACAGAAGTAGGTAAAATTGCAGATATGCTGGCAACTTCTGAAGAAACTATGACACCTTTACAAGAAAATTTAAATCGCTTAGGAAAATACTTAACGATTGCAATTTTAGTTGTTGCTGTAGTGATGTTTGTTGTAGGTATGTACAATGGACGTGAATGGCTAGATATGTTGTTGACATCGATTTCTTTAGCCGTTGCAGCTATACCAGAAGGATTACCAGCAATCGTAACGATTATATTAGCGCTAGGAACGCAAAAAATGGCAAAACGCAAAGCATTGATTCGAAATTTACCAGCAGTTGAAACATTAGGCAGTACAGATATTATTTGCACAGATAAGACGGGAACACTGACCATGAATAAAATGACGATTGAAAAAGTTTATGTTAATGGAGCAATTCAATTGGTTGGTGCTGAGATTGATTTACAAACTCCAGTTGTTCGAGTGATGACGTATAGCAATGATACACAGATTGCAAATGATGGAACATTGATTGGTGATCCAACGGAAACAGCTATGGTTCAATATGCTATAAACAAAGGAATGAACGTTAAAGAAGAATTGGCCAAAGAACCGCGAGTGGCTGAAGTTCCTTTTGAGTCCGATCGTAAACTGATGTCAACGATCCATCAGCTGCCAGATGGGAAGTTTTTCGTTGGGACCAAAGGAGCACCGGATGAACTGCTGAAAAGATGTACGCAAATAGATAATAATGGGAAGATAGAGTCACTAGATGAAAAAACTAAAAAAATCCTATTAGATACAAACCATGATTTAGCTACTCAAGCTTTAAGAGTCTTGGCAATGGCATACAAAATTGTGGACCAAGTCCCAACGGATATAACCACACAAGGAGTCGAGCAAGACTTAATTTTTGCTGGTATGATTGGTATGATTGATCCGGAAAGGGCCGAAGCAAAAGATGCCGTTAAAGTTGCCAGAGAAGCTGGAATTCGCCCTGTAATGATTACAGGAGACCATAGAGATACAGCAGAAGCTATTGCACGTCGTTTAGGTATTCTAGAAGCAGACCAAAAGGGTGGTGTACTAACGGGAGCTGAATTAGATCAAATTGATGATAAGGATTTTGCCACTAAGGTAAAAGATTATTCCGTATACGCTAGGGTTTCTCCAGAACATAAAGTTCGTATTGTTAAAGCATGGCAAAAGGCTGGTAAGATAGTAGCTATGACTGGTGATGGTGTCAACGATGCACCAGCCCTTAAAACAGCTGATATAGGTATTGGAATGGGAATCACCGGTACAGAAGTTTCAAAAGGCGCAAGTGATATGGTTTTAGCAGATGACAACTTTTCAACGATTGTTGTTTCAGTAGAAGAAGGGCGTAAAGTATTTTCAAATATTCAAAAAGCCATTCAATTTCTATTATCAGCTAACTTAGGCGAAGTGCTTACGTTATTTATTGCAACTTTACTAGGTTGGAATATTTTAGCTCCAGTTCATATTTTGTGGATCAATCTTGTGACCGATACTTTTCCAGCGATTGCACTAGGTTTAGAACCAGCAGAAGCAGACGCGATGAAAAAACCGCCAAGAGGAAGAAAAGCAACGTTCTTTTCAAATGGCGTTTTACCCAGCTTGATTTATCAAGGGATTTTTGAAGGCGGAATTACGTTATTTGTTTATTGGTGGGCAACGCACAACCCAGCACATCCAAATGATTTAAACTTAGTCCATGCAGATGCCTTGACTATGGCGTTTGCTACATTAGGCCTACTTCAATTATTCCATGCATTCAATGTGAAATCTATCAAGAAATCATTGTTTACAGTGGGCTTTTTCAAAAACAAAACGTTTAACTTAGCTATTTTATTATCAGCCGCATTACTAAGTGTAGTTATTTTAATACCTGGGCTAAATGATGCATTTAGTGTATCCCAATTAAATGTTGAACAATGGTTACTGGTATTTGGAGCAGCCGTTTCAATTATTCCATTAGTGGAAATAGTGAAGTTCTTTATGCGAAGGTTCTCTAAGAATAAAAATTGA
- a CDS encoding DUF1576 domain-containing protein: MEKLWFPPLQEEDPLITEKIKYSIAFLFSLMLVGLALHFNTLEEIWQGSLKILISPANLVTDYFKLANVGAAFINAALMIIKSLFIIRSTKVSLSGPLFAAIFTIAGFSLFGKNLFNSIPIIVGVLLYAKLTRTPFKNYLLSALYGTALGPLVSEVAFNSGFSFFTGIFLGCTAGVIVGLILPPLSRHFASFHKGFSLYNIGFTAGIIGMAFIAFFRAYGIEVDTVYLVSNGYNQPLSIYLYSLFILLFSGGIYLNGGSFSGYSNFLNEDGRGGPDFMERHGLGLTLLNMALLGVLTTTFVLIVRGELNGPVIGGIFTVVGFGAFGKHVKNVFPILLGVLLVGWLTSTELSSTSFLLTALFGTTLAPVSGHYGVIAGILAGSLHMVIVTNISYLHAGMNLYNNGFSGGFTAAIIVPLLEVVFFHKNNRKNKELIKPIINTEPVEDLEKTKNSPE, from the coding sequence ATGGAAAAACTATGGTTTCCACCTTTACAGGAAGAAGATCCATTGATAACAGAAAAAATAAAATATAGTATTGCTTTTCTATTCTCTCTTATGCTAGTTGGACTAGCTCTTCACTTCAATACACTTGAAGAAATTTGGCAGGGAAGTCTTAAAATCCTTATTTCTCCGGCTAATCTAGTAACGGATTATTTCAAACTAGCAAATGTTGGCGCGGCATTTATTAATGCGGCTTTGATGATCATAAAAAGTCTGTTCATTATCCGGTCAACGAAAGTATCGTTATCGGGTCCCTTGTTTGCTGCTATCTTCACGATAGCAGGATTCTCTTTATTTGGTAAAAATTTGTTTAATTCTATTCCAATTATTGTTGGAGTATTATTGTATGCTAAATTGACTCGTACACCATTTAAAAATTATTTATTATCTGCTTTATACGGTACTGCTTTAGGGCCATTAGTGAGTGAAGTAGCATTCAATAGCGGATTTTCGTTTTTCACAGGGATTTTTTTAGGATGTACAGCAGGCGTTATTGTGGGACTGATTTTGCCACCATTATCACGTCATTTTGCTAGTTTTCATAAAGGATTTAGTCTTTATAATATTGGATTTACTGCTGGAATTATTGGTATGGCTTTTATTGCATTTTTTAGAGCCTATGGTATAGAAGTAGATACGGTTTATTTAGTATCAAATGGTTATAATCAACCTTTATCCATTTATCTTTATAGTTTGTTTATTTTATTATTTAGTGGCGGAATTTATCTTAATGGCGGTTCGTTTTCGGGGTACTCTAATTTTTTGAATGAAGATGGAAGAGGCGGACCTGATTTTATGGAACGCCATGGATTAGGACTAACCTTGTTAAATATGGCTTTGTTAGGTGTGCTAACCACTACCTTTGTGTTAATAGTAAGAGGAGAATTAAATGGACCAGTTATTGGAGGAATATTTACAGTAGTTGGTTTTGGAGCTTTTGGAAAACACGTGAAAAACGTTTTTCCTATTCTTTTAGGAGTATTGCTTGTAGGCTGGTTAACATCCACTGAATTATCGAGTACTAGTTTTTTACTTACTGCATTATTTGGAACAACTTTAGCCCCTGTTAGCGGACATTATGGAGTGATTGCTGGAATTTTAGCAGGCAGTTTGCATATGGTTATCGTAACGAATATAAGTTATTTGCATGCAGGTATGAATCTTTATAACAATGGTTTTTCAGGAGGGTTTACAGCAGCTATAATCGTTCCTTTATTAGAAGTCGTTTTCTTCCATAAAAATAACCGGAAAAATAAAGAACTGATAAAGCCTATAATCAATACTGAACCTGTTGAAGACCTGGAAAAGACAAAAAATAGTCCGGAATAG
- a CDS encoding L-cystine transporter gives MTNLYIGIVLVLFVAILVGFWQLQKRHIKFSTRVFIALGSGVLFGAVLQLIFGSSSEVTTKSIEWISIVGTGYVKFLQMLIMPLIFVSIVGAFTKIEGSKDLGKISFNVLATLLATTAIAALIGIASVMVFNLDGAEFSQGAVETARIAELSEREAQVADLSIPEQILEFIPVNFFADLSNARSTSTIAVVIFSAFVGVAYLGVHRKDKEAGEFFAKIIHSLYAIVMRIVTLVLRLTPYGIFALMTKALATSDFNALVNLGVFVIASYAAIIVMFLIHMLILLGLKVSPIQYLKKSFTVLSFAFTARSSAGALPLNIETQTKALGVDEASANFSGTFGLSIGQNGCAGIYPAMLAAIVAPAAGIDIFSPAYILTIMAVVTISSFGVAGVGGGATFAALIVLGSLNLPVAIVGLVISVEPIIDMARTLLNVNDSMIAGIVSSKRLKTFNEEIFNDDSAVVKSDI, from the coding sequence ATGACAAATCTTTATATTGGTATTGTATTAGTATTATTCGTTGCAATACTAGTGGGATTCTGGCAATTACAAAAGAGACACATCAAATTTTCAACACGTGTTTTTATTGCTTTAGGATCAGGTGTTTTATTCGGAGCTGTTTTACAATTGATATTCGGTTCAAGCAGTGAAGTAACAACAAAATCTATTGAGTGGATCAGTATAGTCGGTACAGGCTATGTTAAATTTTTACAAATGCTGATCATGCCGTTGATTTTTGTATCCATTGTAGGAGCTTTTACAAAAATTGAAGGGTCTAAAGACCTTGGTAAAATTAGTTTTAACGTACTAGCAACCTTGCTTGCTACCACAGCGATAGCTGCCTTAATAGGGATAGCTAGTGTGATGGTGTTTAACCTAGACGGAGCAGAATTTAGTCAAGGTGCTGTTGAAACTGCACGTATTGCAGAATTAAGTGAAAGAGAAGCACAAGTAGCGGATCTAAGTATCCCAGAACAAATTTTAGAATTTATTCCAGTTAATTTCTTTGCTGATTTATCGAATGCTCGTTCTACAAGTACAATTGCTGTGGTTATTTTCTCTGCTTTTGTGGGAGTAGCTTATTTAGGAGTTCATCGTAAAGATAAAGAAGCCGGCGAATTTTTTGCAAAGATCATTCATAGTTTATATGCTATTGTGATGCGTATTGTTACGTTGGTATTGCGTTTAACACCTTATGGGATCTTCGCATTAATGACTAAAGCATTAGCAACAAGTGATTTTAATGCATTAGTTAATCTAGGTGTTTTTGTCATTGCTTCATACGCAGCAATTATTGTGATGTTTTTAATTCATATGCTCATTTTACTTGGGTTAAAAGTTAGCCCAATCCAATATTTGAAAAAATCTTTTACAGTATTGAGTTTTGCATTTACTGCACGTTCTAGTGCGGGTGCATTACCATTGAATATCGAAACACAAACAAAAGCTTTAGGTGTAGATGAAGCTTCTGCAAACTTCTCTGGAACATTTGGTTTATCTATCGGACAAAACGGATGTGCTGGAATTTATCCAGCAATGTTGGCTGCTATCGTAGCTCCAGCTGCAGGAATAGATATTTTTAGCCCAGCTTATATTCTTACAATCATGGCTGTTGTTACGATCAGTTCATTTGGTGTTGCAGGTGTAGGTGGCGGAGCAACATTTGCTGCTTTAATTGTCTTAGGATCATTAAACTTACCTGTAGCAATTGTTGGATTAGTTATTTCTGTTGAACCAATTATTGATATGGCTCGTACATTGTTGAATGTAAATGACAGTATGATTGCTGGTATCGTATCATCTAAACGATTAAAAACATTCAATGAAGAAATTTTCAATGATGACTCTGCAGTTGTAAAGTCTGATATCTAA
- a CDS encoding metallophosphoesterase: MKKELFALGDVHGQISLFKKMLTNWNEDTQQLLLIGDLGDRGENPKECLLLAKILVEEKGAIYLKGNHEEMLLNFMNDPERNYELYCLNGGMKTLETFLHPGLDAEYSPTEIGMFLASRYPALKPFLETLPLYYEWGDFLFVHAGVDLSKRDWRQTSDEDYVWIRDSFHKEKNNTGKIIVFGHTITPALYGDNHTTDLWIKDNKIGIDGGAVYGGALHGVLFNETNLVKDIKIDNIGYVWDGRV; the protein is encoded by the coding sequence ATGAAAAAGGAATTATTTGCATTAGGAGATGTACATGGGCAAATTTCTTTATTTAAAAAGATGCTGACCAATTGGAATGAAGATACACAACAGCTGCTTTTAATTGGAGATCTAGGAGATCGTGGCGAAAATCCAAAAGAATGTCTGCTGTTGGCGAAAATATTGGTAGAAGAAAAGGGAGCCATTTATTTAAAAGGCAATCATGAAGAGATGTTGCTTAATTTTATGAATGACCCTGAAAGAAATTATGAACTTTACTGTTTAAATGGCGGGATGAAGACACTTGAAACTTTTTTGCATCCAGGTTTAGATGCTGAATATTCTCCGACAGAGATCGGAATGTTTCTGGCTAGTCGCTACCCCGCATTAAAACCATTTCTTGAAACACTGCCCCTTTATTATGAATGGGGAGATTTTTTGTTTGTGCATGCTGGAGTCGATTTGTCTAAGCGTGACTGGCGTCAAACATCTGATGAGGATTATGTCTGGATTCGAGACTCTTTTCATAAAGAGAAAAATAATACTGGGAAGATAATTGTATTTGGACACACGATCACGCCAGCTTTATACGGTGATAATCATACAACTGATCTGTGGATAAAAGATAATAAAATCGGCATAGATGGAGGAGCTGTATATGGAGGCGCGCTTCATGGAGTTTTATTCAATGAGACAAATTTAGTGAAAGATATTAAAATAGATAATATTGGATATGTTTGGGATGGAAGAGTATAA
- a CDS encoding ABC transporter ATP-binding protein — protein MILFENVSKEYEKGKAVVSELDLEIKDGEFFVLIGPSGSGKTTTLKMINRLIPLTEGFIRINDKPISDYNLQELRWNIGYVLQQIALFPNMTVEENITVVPEMKKWSKAEMQQRVTELLASVGLDPDTYRNRKTAELSGGEQQRVGVVRALAANPDIILMDEPFSALDPISKSNLQRDVAKLQKKLNKTIVFVTHDMQEALALGDRICLMNKGKIEQIGTPDEIRSHPKNDFVRNFLQTGTIALKEDQTIQQVIAAGLFEPLEVTDEIGFYLVPEDTIDALIVALAEKEFVIIKGNEENVIGRITKQQLLTYLAQEISVEQESVVK, from the coding sequence ATGATTCTGTTTGAAAATGTTTCTAAAGAATATGAAAAAGGAAAAGCGGTTGTTTCAGAACTGGATTTGGAAATAAAGGATGGCGAGTTTTTTGTGCTGATTGGACCAAGCGGCAGCGGAAAGACAACCACACTAAAAATGATCAATCGATTGATTCCATTGACTGAAGGGTTTATTCGAATAAACGACAAACCAATTAGCGATTACAATTTGCAAGAGTTACGATGGAATATTGGGTATGTGCTCCAACAAATTGCTTTATTTCCTAATATGACAGTTGAAGAAAATATTACGGTCGTACCGGAAATGAAGAAGTGGTCTAAAGCTGAAATGCAACAAAGAGTCACAGAGTTGCTTGCCAGTGTCGGTTTAGATCCAGATACTTATCGCAACCGTAAAACAGCTGAATTATCAGGTGGAGAGCAACAAAGAGTCGGAGTAGTACGGGCGTTAGCAGCCAACCCTGACATTATTTTAATGGATGAGCCTTTTAGTGCGTTGGATCCGATCAGTAAAAGTAATTTACAGCGAGATGTGGCCAAATTACAAAAAAAATTAAATAAGACGATTGTTTTTGTCACACATGATATGCAAGAAGCTTTAGCTTTGGGAGACCGTATCTGCTTGATGAACAAAGGGAAAATCGAACAAATAGGAACTCCGGATGAAATCCGAAGCCATCCTAAAAATGATTTTGTTCGCAACTTTTTACAAACAGGTACGATCGCTCTTAAAGAAGACCAAACAATCCAACAGGTGATAGCAGCTGGACTATTCGAACCGCTTGAAGTAACTGATGAAATTGGATTTTACTTAGTTCCTGAAGATACTATTGATGCCTTGATCGTTGCTTTAGCTGAAAAAGAATTTGTCATCATCAAAGGAAATGAAGAAAATGTGATCGGTAGAATTACGAAGCAACAGTTACTGACCTATTTGGCTCAAGAAATTTCTGTCGAACAAGAAAGTGTGGTGAAATAG
- a CDS encoding ABC transporter permease/substrate-binding protein, giving the protein MSAFIATLQERKGELLTALIEHMQLSFISLFIAVIIAIPLAIYLTRHKKLAAVMIQITSIFQTIPSLALLGLMIPLVGIGSVPAVIALVIYALLPILRNAYTGLNEIDPSLNEAADAMGMSRWRKLIKVQIPIAMPIIMAGIRNAMVLIIGTGTIAALIGAGGLGSLILLGIDRGNNHLILLGAIPAALLAILFDYLLSLFEKISFKKTVITLGILSVLILGLLIAPLLTKDKEELIIAGKLGAEPEIIMNMYKYLIEDQTDVEVTLEPNMGKTTFVFNALESGDIDVYTEYTGTILATFLNEEITSSDEQEVFQQAKEGLAEQYDMSLLEPMAFNNTYTLAVTKELAEEYQLETISDLIPIADEIKAGFTLEFSDRQDGYLGIQDLYGLTFGEVQTMEPKLRYTAIETGDINLVDAYSTDSELAQYDLVVLEDDRGLFPPYQGAPLMLNETIEDFPEVENSLNQLSGKITDAEMREMNFAVNVTGKSASEVAQQFLTENGLLAE; this is encoded by the coding sequence ATGAGTGCATTTATTGCCACTTTACAAGAACGTAAAGGTGAATTATTAACGGCCTTGATCGAACACATGCAATTATCGTTTATTTCATTGTTTATAGCGGTTATTATAGCGATTCCATTAGCAATTTACTTAACCAGACATAAAAAACTGGCAGCCGTCATGATCCAAATCACCTCAATATTTCAAACTATCCCATCTCTTGCTCTTTTAGGATTGATGATTCCATTAGTAGGAATAGGTTCTGTGCCGGCCGTTATAGCATTAGTGATTTATGCCTTACTGCCTATTCTAAGAAATGCCTACACAGGATTAAATGAAATTGACCCTTCACTAAACGAAGCGGCGGATGCAATGGGGATGAGTCGTTGGAGGAAACTAATCAAAGTTCAGATTCCAATCGCTATGCCAATCATTATGGCTGGGATTCGCAATGCCATGGTGTTGATCATTGGAACCGGAACGATTGCGGCTCTAATTGGTGCGGGTGGTTTAGGAAGTCTTATTTTATTAGGGATCGATCGTGGAAACAATCATTTGATTTTATTAGGTGCTATTCCAGCGGCCTTATTAGCTATTTTATTTGATTATCTTCTAAGCTTATTTGAAAAAATCTCGTTTAAGAAAACGGTTATCACATTAGGGATTCTTAGTGTACTTATTTTAGGTTTGTTGATTGCTCCATTATTGACAAAAGACAAAGAAGAACTGATTATAGCTGGTAAATTAGGCGCAGAACCTGAAATTATTATGAATATGTACAAATATTTGATTGAAGACCAAACGGATGTAGAGGTTACTCTAGAACCTAATATGGGGAAAACAACATTTGTATTTAACGCATTAGAATCAGGCGATATCGATGTTTATACAGAGTATACCGGAACGATCTTAGCTACTTTTTTAAATGAAGAAATTACATCTTCAGATGAACAAGAAGTTTTCCAACAAGCAAAAGAAGGGTTAGCTGAACAATATGATATGTCTTTATTAGAACCTATGGCATTCAATAATACGTATACGCTTGCGGTCACGAAAGAACTAGCAGAAGAGTATCAACTTGAAACCATATCTGATTTAATTCCTATTGCGGATGAGATCAAAGCTGGTTTTACATTAGAATTTTCTGATCGTCAAGATGGTTACTTAGGGATTCAAGATTTATACGGCCTAACTTTTGGGGAAGTCCAAACAATGGAACCTAAACTCCGTTATACAGCGATTGAAACAGGAGACATCAATTTAGTAGATGCGTATTCAACCGATAGTGAACTTGCTCAGTATGACTTGGTTGTTTTGGAAGACGATCGCGGTTTGTTTCCACCTTACCAAGGAGCTCCATTGATGTTGAACGAGACAATAGAGGATTTTCCAGAAGTTGAAAACAGTTTAAATCAGCTATCTGGTAAAATTACAGATGCTGAAATGCGAGAAATGAATTTTGCAGTTAATGTGACGGGGAAAAGTGCAAGTGAAGTGGCACAGCAATTCTTAACTGAAAATGGTTTGCTAGCCGAATAA
- a CDS encoding metallophosphoesterase yields MKIGVLSDLHIDTNRKKLKENETYAEILIKQIKHQKIDVLLLAGDISSDYLESQKFLDEVTQKSGIPILFVPGNHDFWSIKNGETDTKKIYQFFKNQPNNLVDQPYILNDDWAIVGNPGWYDYGYGDQSKYTEEEFNEMKLRFGVWQDKRYVHWGKENKQVAQWMLGQLESDLQSVGERKIILMTHVVTHPRFVVPLPHKIYDYFNAFLGSSSYEKLYQKYPIAYSVMGHVHFRKTLVDNQINYICACLGGSKHWLTKDPEAEIVNALLTFHLPE; encoded by the coding sequence ATGAAAATTGGGGTGCTATCAGATTTACACATTGATACCAATAGAAAGAAACTAAAAGAAAATGAAACCTATGCAGAAATACTCATAAAGCAGATCAAGCATCAAAAAATTGACGTGTTATTGCTAGCCGGGGATATCAGTAGTGATTACTTAGAATCGCAAAAGTTCTTAGATGAGGTAACGCAAAAAAGCGGTATTCCTATTCTATTTGTTCCAGGCAATCATGATTTCTGGTCAATAAAAAATGGTGAGACTGACACTAAAAAAATCTATCAATTCTTTAAAAATCAGCCAAACAATTTAGTGGATCAACCCTATATTCTAAATGATGACTGGGCCATTGTGGGAAATCCCGGATGGTATGATTATGGGTATGGAGACCAAAGCAAATATACTGAAGAAGAGTTTAATGAAATGAAATTAAGATTTGGCGTGTGGCAAGATAAGCGCTATGTTCATTGGGGAAAAGAAAATAAACAGGTGGCTCAATGGATGCTGGGTCAGTTAGAGTCAGACCTTCAGTCCGTTGGAGAGAGAAAAATTATCTTGATGACGCATGTGGTCACCCATCCTAGATTTGTGGTTCCGTTGCCGCATAAAATTTATGATTATTTTAATGCTTTTCTAGGAAGCTCTTCTTATGAAAAGCTCTACCAAAAATACCCGATAGCTTACAGCGTTATGGGACATGTTCATTTCAGAAAAACGTTAGTCGATAACCAAATCAATTACATTTGTGCTTGCTTAGGAGGATCAAAACATTGGTTGACCAAAGATCCAGAAGCAGAAATCGTAAATGCACTTCTTACGTTTCATTTGCCAGAATAA